Proteins encoded together in one Dechloromonas sp. HYN0024 window:
- a CDS encoding fatty acid--CoA ligase, whose protein sequence is MAVKLIQSTASAYAYPLLIKQLLLTPLAIAPDQEITYQGKLRYNYRTLNERIGRLANGLNGLGVESGQTVAMMDWDSHRYLECFFAVPMMGAILQTVNVRLSPEQILYTLNHARADVLLVNSEFFPILAQIAGGLETVKTFILFSDETAMPPAPVHMAAEYEAMLADASADFAFPDFDENAQATTFYTTGTTGNPKGVYFSHRQLVLHTLGCAAALGGANAQGHIHREDVYMPMTPMFHVHAWGFPYLATMLGVKQVYPGRYQPDVICRLISEEGVSFSHCVPTILHMILSHPAAKTTDFSGLKILIGGAAMPEAMAISAQKRGMDLFTGYGMSETCPVLSLAHLDSADLKLSLEEQAVIRAKTGRPLPLVDLRIVDPEMVEVAHDGKATGEVVVRAPWLTQGYVAAPEASEDLWAGGYLHTADIGNINPAGYLKVTDRIKDVIKTGGEWTSSLQLEDIIAKHEAVSEVAVIGIPDDKWGERPLALVLLKPDFVEQVTEHALRNYAAHAIEAAGVSRYGVLLQVSFVKTLVKTSVGKMNKRLMRADPAALRM, encoded by the coding sequence ATGGCGGTCAAACTTATCCAGTCCACGGCCTCGGCCTACGCCTATCCACTGCTGATCAAGCAATTGCTGCTCACGCCACTGGCCATCGCGCCGGATCAGGAAATCACCTATCAGGGCAAGCTGCGCTACAACTACCGCACCCTGAACGAGCGTATCGGCCGGCTGGCCAATGGTCTGAACGGCCTTGGCGTTGAGTCCGGGCAGACGGTGGCGATGATGGACTGGGACAGTCATCGTTATCTCGAATGCTTCTTTGCCGTGCCGATGATGGGGGCGATCCTCCAGACAGTGAATGTCCGCCTCAGTCCGGAACAGATTCTTTATACGCTGAACCATGCCAGAGCCGATGTCCTGCTGGTTAATAGCGAATTTTTCCCGATTCTGGCGCAGATCGCCGGTGGGCTGGAGACGGTCAAGACATTCATTCTCTTCTCCGACGAGACGGCAATGCCGCCTGCACCGGTGCACATGGCCGCCGAATACGAAGCGATGCTGGCCGATGCCTCAGCCGACTTCGCATTCCCCGATTTTGACGAGAATGCGCAAGCGACAACCTTCTACACGACCGGCACGACCGGCAATCCGAAGGGCGTCTATTTCAGTCATCGCCAGCTTGTCCTGCATACCCTCGGCTGCGCTGCGGCGCTCGGCGGGGCCAACGCGCAGGGGCATATCCATCGCGAGGATGTGTATATGCCGATGACGCCGATGTTCCATGTCCATGCCTGGGGCTTCCCGTATCTGGCAACGATGCTGGGCGTCAAGCAGGTCTATCCCGGCCGCTATCAGCCGGACGTGATCTGCCGGCTGATCAGCGAGGAGGGGGTCAGCTTTTCGCATTGTGTGCCGACCATCCTGCACATGATTCTCAGCCATCCGGCGGCCAAAACGACCGATTTCAGCGGCCTTAAAATCCTCATTGGCGGTGCGGCGATGCCTGAAGCCATGGCGATTTCGGCCCAGAAACGCGGCATGGACCTGTTCACTGGCTACGGCATGTCGGAAACCTGCCCGGTGCTCAGTCTTGCCCATCTCGACAGTGCCGATCTCAAGCTGTCGCTGGAAGAGCAGGCGGTGATCCGGGCCAAGACTGGCCGTCCCTTGCCACTCGTCGATCTGCGCATTGTCGATCCGGAGATGGTCGAGGTTGCCCACGACGGCAAGGCGACCGGCGAAGTGGTGGTGCGCGCCCCGTGGTTGACCCAGGGCTATGTCGCTGCCCCGGAAGCTTCCGAAGACCTGTGGGCGGGTGGCTATCTGCATACCGCCGACATCGGCAACATCAACCCGGCCGGCTACCTCAAGGTGACTGACCGGATCAAGGATGTCATCAAGACCGGTGGCGAATGGACGTCCTCGCTGCAACTGGAAGACATCATTGCCAAACATGAGGCGGTCAGCGAAGTGGCAGTGATCGGCATTCCCGACGATAAGTGGGGTGAGCGCCCCTTGGCGCTGGTCTTGCTGAAGCCGGATTTTGTCGAGCAGGTTACCGAGCATGCCCTGCGTAACTATGCCGCCCACGCCATCGAGGCGGCCGGTGTGTCGCGCTATGGTGTGCTATTGCAGGTCAGTTTCGTCAAGACGCTGGTCAAGACCAGCGTCGGCAAGATGAACAAGCGCCTGATGCGGGCCGATCCGGCCGCGCTGCGCATGTGA
- a CDS encoding lipopolysaccharide assembly protein LapB, with translation MSLINDMLRNIEAKRPDDPARQSLQREIRSLPAAPADTGRWVKPVLLVGVPLLGVAVLLANGTLLPGSGTPPAPAPAPQAAVSPTPALVAPPTLVPAAAPAQLPPVVDKPVPASEPVQAVAPVLQAATILAVPDPVVPAVRPKPDAAPVASVTPQAAPTGPVKIEKSAVLTTPRDRADGEYRKAENALASGRSVEAIEGFRAALKQDPTYVLARQMLLRQLLEMRKNDEAISVLREGLELQPGQTGWAMSLARLQLEQNDLTAADRTLAASQSYAEANADFAGFQGHLKTRLGANKAAVTHYQRAARLSPGEGRWWLGLGLALEADGRLTEAKEALRRAVATNTLSSELAAVAEQHLH, from the coding sequence ATGAGCCTGATCAACGACATGCTGCGCAATATCGAGGCCAAACGCCCCGATGATCCGGCCCGGCAAAGCCTGCAGCGCGAAATTCGTTCACTGCCCGCGGCTCCGGCCGACACCGGGCGCTGGGTCAAGCCGGTTCTGCTGGTTGGCGTCCCCTTGCTGGGTGTGGCTGTCCTCCTCGCCAACGGGACGCTGTTGCCCGGTTCCGGCACCCCGCCGGCCCCTGCGCCAGCACCTCAAGCCGCAGTCAGCCCCACCCCGGCGCTGGTTGCTCCGCCAACGCTGGTGCCGGCCGCTGCGCCCGCACAATTGCCGCCGGTGGTCGATAAGCCCGTTCCGGCCAGCGAACCGGTGCAGGCCGTCGCCCCGGTCCTGCAGGCCGCCACTATTCTGGCTGTGCCCGATCCTGTCGTGCCGGCTGTCCGGCCAAAGCCGGACGCTGCGCCCGTTGCGTCGGTGACGCCGCAGGCCGCGCCGACCGGTCCGGTCAAGATCGAAAAGAGTGCGGTCCTGACGACGCCGCGCGACCGTGCCGACGGCGAATACCGCAAGGCGGAAAACGCCCTGGCTTCCGGACGTAGTGTTGAGGCCATAGAAGGCTTCCGCGCCGCCCTCAAGCAAGACCCGACCTACGTGCTGGCGCGGCAGATGCTGCTGCGCCAACTCCTTGAAATGCGCAAGAACGATGAAGCGATCAGCGTCTTGCGCGAGGGACTTGAGCTGCAACCCGGCCAGACTGGCTGGGCAATGTCGCTGGCCCGTCTGCAGCTTGAACAGAATGATTTGACGGCGGCAGATCGTACCCTGGCTGCGTCGCAGTCATACGCCGAAGCTAACGCTGACTTTGCCGGCTTTCAGGGCCATCTGAAGACCCGTCTGGGGGCCAACAAGGCGGCCGTCACCCATTACCAGCGGGCCGCCCGCCTGTCGCCGGGTGAAGGTCGCTGGTGGCTGGGGCTTGGTCTGGCGCTGGAAGCGGATGGCCGGCTGACGGAAGCGAAAGAAGCGCTGCGCCGGGCCGTGGCAACCAACACCTTGTCGTCGGAATTGGCTGCGGTGGCTGAACAGCACCTGCACTAG